From the genome of Falco biarmicus isolate bFalBia1 chromosome 2, bFalBia1.pri, whole genome shotgun sequence:
ACAAGCAGCAGCATTGTTACTGTAGTAGGTCAATATGAGAAAACCTGTTTCCTTAAATCAACCGCTCCCCCCTTTCCTGAGAAATTAATAActtcaagaaatgaaaacataatcCACTCAGCAGCTGAAGTAGCCTCAAACATTGTTAGTTCCGTCTTTCCTTTCATTGTATGAGATATTTTGCTgtataaaattgaaataaataatatgaGTCAACCTAACCTTTTCAAAGGTTAGTGTGGTTTGGTTCTGATAAACAGTTGGGTAAGTGTTGTGGTGAATTCACAGTGGCTACACTTTATGCATTAATGGTAAATGGACAAGCTATTTTTACTCATTCTTTTATAGAAATACAAGAGAGAAagcaatacattaaaaaaaccccgcAAACACAAACCCCAGCACATTGCTTAGAAAAATAACTCCCCTACCCCACATCAAATTTCAGTGTACGGTCTAATTCACCTACAGTAATATTTCACATTCACTGAGAATCACAAGCCTTTGGTTAAACACAGAGATCATACAactggaaagtaatttttgtttaaaatttatcCCTTGGTTTTACACAGTAGGACTAATTTCAGGCCATCCCCTGATTCTCAGTGTTGGGTTTGCTTCAGTGCCGTCTTGAGTAAACTCGGTTCTTTTAATACTTCCATTTCTTAccagaaaatactgaagcagGATGCACAATATAAGTATGGCTCAAGTTCTGTCACTGGAGCAATGTATTTTGAGGGAAGccattcaaaaataatttttttctgtgtcgACTCACAGATCTCAGAGGTGCCTTTCTTCTGGGGATATCAAAGGCTAAAAAACACTTTCCTGCCGTTGCAAGTAGACCTTTACTCCCTCTAACCCATCCATCGGTCCACTTGACATCGACCTGGCTGACATGGTCCTGCCAGAGAATAAACTTTCCCTTCTGGTTTCCAAACTGTCACTGAGCAGCACCTTAGGGCGAAACACTTGCATGAATTTCTGGTAAAATTCTTTGGatgcaaaataataaatgaaggGATCTATGCAGTTGTTGAGGCAACTGAGGCACAAGGTGAGCTTGTAGGCAGGGTACAAACTCCTGCCGTAAAATAGGCGGATGATCATATGCACAAGTAGGATAAAGTTATTGGGAGCAAAGCAAGTGATGAACACCAGAAGGACTATCATCGCCAGGTATATGGATCTAGTCTTCTGCCTGTTACCATATCTGTTTGATGTCTGAATAAGCTTCCGAATGGTGCCAATATAGCATCCAACTGTTAAAACAAAAGGGATCAGGAAGAGCACAACAAATAGCGTGAGGAGAAAGGCTACCCAGGCTGCGAAGTTGGGCAGCATTTCCCATTTGAGGACGTCAAAACAGGTTATAATCCCCAATTCTTTCACTTCGTAGGTCAGATCTGTGCTTTCTAGCGGGTAGAAGGCTAGTAGCAAGAAAATCCACATACCtaggcaggcagccagggcatacctttttcttctccacttGATCAATTTCATGGGATGTACCACACCCATGTACCGCTCAATGCTGATACAGGTCATGGTCAGTATGGAAGAATACATGTTGGAGTAGAACATCACAGTCACAAGGCTGCAAAGAGTCTTGCCAAAGCTCCAGTGATTGCTTTGGATGTGATAAGAAATCTGGAAGGGAAAGCAGCTGGCCAGCATGAGATCCGTGATGCTTAGGTTGATCATGAAGATAACAGAAGGTGTTTTGGGCTTGATGTGCCAGCAGAGCACCCAAAGGGAGAACAAGTTGCCAGGGATACTGATCATAGCCACCAGTGTATACACAACTGGGAGGGTGATGGAGATAGCTTTATTCTGGAGCATTGCCAGTGTTTCAGCATCCAGGTGGGATCCGTTTTTACCCATTATTCACAAGCGGGTTGTTGATTCCTACAAGCCAGCTGGATCATATCATGGACACTTGGCTTAAAAacctggaagacaaatgtcaagacagaaaagcagtatgtcaaaacagaaattaagaataTAATTCTATTaaacaaactaagaaaaaaccCTATGTAGTTTGATAGATTATCTCTGAATGAACTGAATccattaaaattctgaaaattcttCTCCTCCCTCCGAATCATGGTAGTGTTTTACTGATGTCACTTCTTCCTAGCTTTGAACAGCTACTTTTTCCCTGCTGAATGgctttctggtattttttgCAGTCTATATGTTATCACACCTCCTATGTTATTGTAACATAAAGAAAATCACATATcagaaattgaaattaaattgttGTCTGTGTGAAAACACTATTCCATAGGACACCCATAAGCTAAATCCATTCTGTCTACTTTAGATGTCATGACCTCGCTTCTTGTAATCCAGTCTTTTCTGACTCACCCTGCCTTCTCCCAACTATACAGTGATCCATTGCAAGTAAGGGCcgaatttttaatttttttttttcaactgagGAAATGAGAACATACAATCAATTGTTCTTGGTATATTCATGATATAAACAGGATATAAGGAAAACTCCATGTGTAATTGACAACCAGGGACAGATTGCAGTTGCTTGAACTGGTTTACAGGCTGAAGAGACCAGACTAAAGAAGTAGCAAGCCTTCttctaacaacaacaacaacaaaaaataaaaaatattgagtTTCAATTTCTGCCAGATgtaagttattaaaaaatgttctgtttgcAACTGTCTTTTTAGCATCACttgttgtcctggtttcagctgggatggagttaactttcttcttagtacagtgctgtgttttggctctgatgtgagaacaatgttgataaggcactgatgtttttagttgttgctgagtaaTGTTTACACTAACTCAAGGATTTTTAGGTTTCTCagaccctgccagccagagggctggaggggcacaagagactgggaggggacacagccaggacagctgacctgaaccagccaaagagataCCCAcaccatgggacgtcatgcttggtgTATAAACCTGGCAGGttagctggggcaggggggttgttgctctgggactggctgggcatcggtcagcgggtggtgagcacTTGTGCTGTGCaccacttgtttttctttctccttttcctttggattttatcctttccccccacctttccattataataataacaataattattattattattgtcattattgttgttcttacctttttattctgtttaaattattaaattgttcttatctcaacccttgagttttacattcctttccaattctcctccctacctctctgggtgagggggagtgagcaagcagctgtgtggtgctttgattgctgtctggggttaaaccacgacacttGTATTCTGCAAAATtagtttcagtttttcagtctgCAAAGCAAACCCATGCTTTCACTGTCTGGCCTATAGAGATCTTTCTATGCAGATACAATAGCTTATGATTTACCTTGATGTTTTATACAGTGCAGCAGTAGCTAGCAGCTGCAAGCAAGAACTCATGCCTCAATGCATGCGTGCTTACTTCCATTAAGCTGCAAGTACAGGGttgtaaaaatgaagaaatggcAATGGATGACAAGAAAGGCTGAGGACAGAGCAGCTGAGTTCTGTGAAGAGTGGTAGTAGAGGCTTGAAAAGGGTGCCAGGCGAAGCAGTCGATACTGTGGGCACATCTATGCTGTTTAATAAAAGGGAGTTCAGGCCCACTCCTACTTGTGGACTCTGATCATCTGCACTGTTTAATCCAAGCATCTCTTTGAAAGACACATCTGCTGTAGCAGGTTAGATTACAAAACGTAGGTGCCATTCAGCTGGTGTCACTTAACCTCAGATCCAGTTAAATAAGACCTTTAATTTAACTGTGTGGTCATAGCCCATGAGCAATATAACAGGTGAATCCCTCAGAGACGTCAGCCCTTGGTGCTGGATAACTCTAGCTGAAAATAACCATTATgatgaaaaatgtgatttctgaCAGAGGCTCTTACCGAATAACTTGCTATATATAATAACTTCACAAAAATAACTGTCAGTGGTTCCTGAGACCTGGCAAAAGTGAAGTCTTTACTGAAGGAGTAGATAGATACTCAACTCTGAAAATAAACTGAGTGCAGATCCAGAAAAAGCACAGCTACACCAGCAAGAAGTTCAGTGAAGGcttgtttctgttgtttcttgATCTGATTAATTTGACATAGTGCTTCAAATAACAgctaaaatattcagaaatcgGTAGAGTCAGTATTGAACAAGTAATGTTAACGGATGTTGCCAGTCTTTCAGGAGCTTCTAGCTGAGCTGTTGGAAGCCCAGaaaaaggcacaagaaaatAGGAATTGCAAAGAAGTCAGAGATATGTTCCTAATAAACTTATCCCACACATGACACAGAGCAAACGTGTTCCAAGTAATGAGCACATGGCATGatcaaaactgcaaaaaaacccttaagcAAATCTATCGCAGgtaaatttcttttcttgttaatGAAGCTATATCAAGAATGAAACACACTTTTTAGTTTTCAGGGCAATTTGAAAAAGCACGTACTGACACAAagctcttggaaaaaaaacaccttaatgCTATCTATTTATGACTTACCATAGTAAATACCTATTCATGAACTCTATTGCCTCAATAATCCTGCTCAAGTGACACGCACCCCTTTGTGCCCAATAACCCTAAACTTCCCCAAatagaaaatttttatttatatggaAGTATCTACAGAGCTCTAATAATGAGCCTTTGCAAGTGGAAGTTATTTGCTGTCACAGGGTAAGGGAACTTAGCCCTAGACACTATTCCTACAGAAATTGTATGTACTTGGGAGGTAGGAGTATAGGTGAAAATTTCCATTAAATCTGTCACACTGCTCATAAAGCTGTTGAGTACCTCTGACATTCAGTTTTGTGTTGGGGCTAATCACAAACATATCTTCTTCTAAACTTGCTTTTCCTGAGAGCACATCCTGATAAGAAGGAGATGAAAAAATGCACACATCGATGCTGCAGTACGCAAAGCAGTGTCAGGATTCATGGCCTGGCTAAAGGCCAGTTTTATGCACTTGTGGAACACTACCATCAGTAAAACACAAATGCCTCC
Proteins encoded in this window:
- the P2RY8 gene encoding P2Y purinoceptor 8 — translated: MGKNGSHLDAETLAMLQNKAISITLPVVYTLVAMISIPGNLFSLWVLCWHIKPKTPSVIFMINLSITDLMLASCFPFQISYHIQSNHWSFGKTLCSLVTVMFYSNMYSSILTMTCISIERYMGVVHPMKLIKWRRKRYALAACLGMWIFLLLAFYPLESTDLTYEVKELGIITCFDVLKWEMLPNFAAWVAFLLTLFVVLFLIPFVLTVGCYIGTIRKLIQTSNRYGNRQKTRSIYLAMIVLLVFITCFAPNNFILLVHMIIRLFYGRSLYPAYKLTLCLSCLNNCIDPFIYYFASKEFYQKFMQVFRPKVLLSDSLETRRESLFSGRTMSARSMSSGPMDGLEGVKVYLQRQESVF